From a region of the Aeoliella mucimassa genome:
- a CDS encoding PilZ domain-containing protein: MLELDDKKSVAIPAWTAIPLRAALPEKLGDYFGRSGVMPSLPDSRRGYHRKYMRAKAVAQYQDTFLAVYLADISRSGLGFYSPIQIFPCEVMNLWLGREGHIQLVAKTCVRIGHACYRCGAQFKVD, translated from the coding sequence GTGTTGGAACTCGACGATAAAAAATCAGTAGCCATTCCTGCCTGGACCGCGATCCCGTTGCGGGCCGCGCTGCCAGAGAAATTGGGCGACTATTTTGGTCGCTCCGGAGTGATGCCAAGCCTGCCCGATAGCCGCCGGGGATACCATCGCAAGTACATGCGAGCCAAGGCGGTTGCGCAGTATCAGGACACATTCCTGGCAGTTTACCTGGCCGACATCTCCCGTTCGGGGCTTGGGTTCTACTCGCCGATTCAGATTTTCCCTTGCGAAGTCATGAACCTGTGGCTTGGCCGCGAAGGACATATCCAGCTAGTAGCCAAAACCTGCGTTCGGATCGGCCATGCTTGCTATCGCTGCGGTGCGCAGTTTAAGGTCGACTGA
- the dxs gene encoding 1-deoxy-D-xylulose-5-phosphate synthase, with translation MTKQPAPILPNLSSPRELEKLSLPELERLANEIRDVLCNLISSRSAHFASNLGVVELAIALHQTFDFLHHRLIWDTGHQIYPHKLLTGRYEEFETIRTLGGLMGYPNPTESDYDLFCTGHAGSSVSTAMGLASGDHIARPDDERWSVAVIGDGAFPSGVVYEAINNSKRDGRRLMVILNDNEMSICPPVGGMADYLDRVRMNRNYVGLKEEVAKLLSNVPLLGDPVERFLIQVKEAAKAGLSGGMFFEELGMRYFGPIDGHNIALLRKYLRLAKKLDGPILLHVVTEKGHGFRPAAEDPVLFHAPPQFKRRENEVLEMHRSSTRSYTNVARDAIAAAMRRDERVTVMTAAMCQGNKLEPVREEFPDRFFDTGICEAHTVAFAAGQAKVGLRPIVDIYSTFLQRAFDHVFQEVALQDLPVTFMMDRGGLSGPDGPTHHGVFDIGYLRLFPNMVLMAPGDEHDLTAMLDFSLEHTSPCGVRYPKDKAVTVARTDGEPRAPVELGQSEILRWGRDGTLVACGSTLADCLEAAAVLDEEGLDFGVVNARFIKPLDQATLLRALNENPVVLTVEEGALACGFGSAVLEMANAAGAETAHLHRLGIPDKFVEHGEREELMAQLGLDAAGIAQSCRSAVESRHTV, from the coding sequence ATGACCAAGCAACCCGCCCCTATTCTGCCTAATCTCAGCTCTCCTCGCGAGTTAGAGAAACTCTCGCTGCCCGAACTCGAACGGCTAGCGAACGAGATTCGCGACGTGCTGTGCAACTTGATTTCGTCGCGGAGTGCTCACTTTGCGTCGAACCTAGGGGTTGTGGAACTAGCCATTGCACTGCATCAAACCTTCGACTTCCTTCATCATCGCCTGATTTGGGATACCGGTCATCAGATCTACCCGCACAAGCTGCTCACCGGACGATACGAGGAGTTCGAGACCATCCGCACCCTTGGTGGGCTGATGGGCTATCCGAATCCTACGGAGAGCGACTACGACTTGTTCTGCACCGGGCACGCGGGGTCGAGTGTCTCGACCGCCATGGGCCTGGCCAGCGGCGACCACATCGCCCGTCCCGACGACGAACGCTGGAGCGTCGCAGTGATCGGCGACGGAGCCTTCCCCTCAGGCGTGGTTTACGAGGCCATCAACAACTCGAAACGCGATGGCCGGCGGTTGATGGTGATCCTCAACGACAACGAGATGTCGATCTGCCCGCCGGTCGGCGGCATGGCCGACTACTTGGACCGCGTGCGAATGAATCGCAACTACGTTGGTCTCAAAGAGGAAGTCGCCAAACTGCTGTCGAACGTCCCGCTGCTTGGTGATCCCGTTGAGCGGTTCTTAATACAAGTGAAAGAAGCAGCCAAGGCCGGCCTGAGCGGTGGCATGTTCTTCGAAGAACTGGGCATGCGTTACTTCGGCCCGATCGATGGCCATAACATCGCCCTGTTGCGCAAGTACCTGCGACTGGCAAAGAAACTCGATGGCCCTATCCTGCTACACGTGGTCACTGAAAAAGGCCATGGCTTCCGCCCCGCGGCCGAAGATCCGGTGCTTTTCCACGCTCCGCCGCAGTTTAAGCGTCGCGAAAACGAAGTGCTCGAAATGCACCGCTCGTCGACTCGCAGCTATACGAACGTCGCCCGCGATGCGATTGCCGCTGCGATGCGCCGCGACGAGCGAGTGACCGTCATGACTGCGGCGATGTGCCAAGGCAACAAACTGGAGCCGGTTCGCGAGGAGTTCCCCGATCGGTTCTTCGACACCGGCATTTGCGAAGCCCACACGGTCGCGTTCGCCGCGGGGCAAGCCAAGGTCGGCCTGCGGCCGATTGTCGACATCTACAGCACCTTCCTGCAACGCGCGTTCGATCACGTGTTCCAGGAAGTCGCTCTGCAGGACCTTCCGGTAACATTCATGATGGACCGTGGTGGTCTCTCTGGCCCCGATGGTCCTACACATCATGGAGTGTTCGATATTGGCTACCTGCGTCTGTTCCCGAACATGGTGCTCATGGCCCCCGGCGACGAACACGACCTGACTGCGATGCTCGATTTCTCCCTCGAACACACCAGCCCGTGTGGCGTGCGTTACCCGAAGGACAAAGCGGTCACCGTGGCGCGGACCGATGGCGAACCTCGCGCACCAGTCGAACTCGGCCAGAGCGAGATCCTGCGGTGGGGACGCGATGGAACCTTGGTTGCATGCGGCTCGACACTTGCCGACTGCCTGGAAGCCGCAGCAGTGCTCGACGAGGAAGGACTCGACTTCGGCGTCGTCAACGCTAGATTCATCAAGCCGCTCGACCAGGCGACCTTGCTGCGGGCGCTCAACGAAAACCCGGTGGTGCTCACCGTGGAAGAAGGAGCTTTGGCCTGTGGATTCGGTAGCGCGGTACTCGAAATGGCTAACGCTGCTGGTGCCGAAACAGCTCATTTGCATCGTCTGGGTATTCCCGACAAGTTTGTCGAACATGGGGAACGCGAAGAACTCATGGCTCAACTCGGGCTCGACGCGGCGGGCATCGCCCAATCGTGCCGCTCAGCGGTAGAGAGCCGACACACGGTTTAA